GAGAACGACGTCGTCTCGTTTTCGAGATTACCTAATTGTTTGAAATACCCATGGTGGCAAGTCTCTCCTATGTATCGTAGCTATGTTAAAGGAGACCCAAATTCGGAATTCTTGAAAGATTCTTTCCGCGCTAATTTCACGAGTTGGGGTCTCGTGGTTAACTCGTTCACCGAGTTGGAAGGACTTTATTTAGATCATTTTAGGAGGGAATTGGGTCATGATCGTGTGTGGGCAGTAGGACCTACATTCCTTACTCAAGGTTCAATTACTGAGGAAAGGGGTGGGCCCAATTCAATTCCACTAGATCGTATAGTGACGTGGCTTGACAATTGTGAGGAAAACAAAGTGGTATACATTTGCTTTGGGAGTCAAACCTCGTTGACCAATAATCAAATGGAGGAGATTGCATCAAGTTTGGAAATAAGTGGGGTCAATTTCGTATGGTGTGTTAAGAAAACggaggaaaataaaaaatataataaaattccaTCAGGGTTTGAGGATCGTGTGGCTGGGAGAGGACTTGTGATTAGGGGGTGGGCTCCACAAGTAACGATTCTGAGTCATAAAGGAATCGGCGCGTTCTTGACTCATTGTGGATGGAACTCAAGTTTGGAAGCCCTAATAGCAGGTGTGCCTATGATTGCATGGCCAATGGGAGCCGACCAATTTTCTAATGCTACGTTATTGGTTGATGAGTTAGGGGTGGCTGTAAGGGCGTGTGAAGGTGTAAATACAGTACCCAACTCGGTCGAGTTAGCAAACACTTTAATGGAATCGGTGAAAGATAACCGAGTCCGAAAGGAGCGAGCCCAGAAGATAAGTAAGCATGCACTAAATGCAGTAAAAAATAACGGAAGTTCAACGAAGGATTTTGATAAATTAGTGCATAATCTGATAAGCTTAAAAGAAAATGATTTATTAATCCCTAATTAGTAATTTTTTCTGTCTCGTAACAAATATTCAAAATATTCCTTAACTAGTTAGGAAAATTATCCACAATTTTGGCTCATAAATAAAATTGTATTAAgaatgattttgtttaattgttGCAGTATCATATCATcgcataatatttttttatataaaaataccaTATATTATTCCATTAAATCACAAAGTACAAATACAATACGATTATTCCTCTTATCCATATAGGTTACAACCAGTACAAGATCCACAAAGGGAAGTGAAGGCTTCAATAGAGAAGCCAAATGGATTTCTCTAACCTCTAAGAGATGGGTAATGAACCTGGATCTAACAATAAGTAAATCAACAAATTTGGGCTTACCTTTTATAGCACAGATCCGTTGAATAACATCGGAAGTAATTGACCTTGGCTCTGTATCACCGATTTAGGAGGTTACCACACTGAAGGAGTAATCTTCGTTGTTCTACGAACTAAAAAGGCAACGAGGACAAAGAGAGGGAGGGGACGTCGGTTTAGGATAGAGAGAGAGTGCGCAATCTCTCTTTTGTGTTTTCTCTTGTGTAGTGTTCTTGAGGTTTAGCCTCCttagctatctatttatagctagGTTAAACCCTAGACCCTAATCCTAATCCTAAACTAACTAGGTTATGGGAAGGCCATAAATGTCCATTTACTCCATTTATCCCTACATCTCCCACTCGTACGTAATGGAAACATAGTCCATCACTTCGTCTCGTTCATACTCGCAAATAGTTTATGCGGCCGGCATACAATCGAGAACTCAAACGATGTATACTCGTTGGAGATATACAACCTCTCGAATTATGTGTGTGATTAAGAAATAGTATGCTTTATCCTAAACTTCATATCATATTCATTGTAATTATCATTATCTCAACAGTTCATCTATATTCACAAGGGTGCACATATGCGCATCCGGATTTGCGAAATTGATAAGTCCTTAATTTACGTATTTATGCATGCATattcatatttatattaatgCATTTAGCTTTGTTTAGGATagattttggaaagatttcacttGTTTGTTCATGATTTCTCCAGAGATAGGTTTGAAACACTTAAAAGCTCAATACAAAGGAATATCAACAAGGAACAGATCAAAGACATAAGAAAAGAGCCAAATTAGGGCGAAAGTATCTGTCACGATCGTGACGCCCCAATCCCGTTCGTGATCATGCCCGAAATTCACCAAAGACAGAAAACCATCTGTCGCGATCGTGACCTACGTCGCGATCGTGACAGAAAGTTTCGTCAACTTTGCATGGCAAAGCAAAATCACGAACGTGACACCCCAGTCTTGTTCGTGACGGATGTCTTCACTACAAAAAGGCATGGTTCTTCAGTTTAAATACATCTCTTTCATCCTGAGTCATCATCCTTTTTCACCACGGGCTATGACTCTCCATGAAAACACTTGAAGAGTTATCATCTTGAAGAGACATGATTCTTCATCCACTATAAAAAGGATACTCCTCTCACAAAATAGATATACAgagaaaaagaaggaagaataaTACAGACATAATTACAGAAAGTACACTATAGCAAGGAAGATTCTAAGCTTCTATTTCCAacattcactacaagaaaatcatTTTTTGGCAACGCAAAATGTCATTTCGAAAAATATTTTTCGCAACGATATCATATAATTTGCAACGATTTTCAGTCGTTATGAGAAGTTCTGTTGCTAAAGCTATCTGCAACGACATTCTGTTGTTGCAAAAAAATTGAGGTTTGGCAATAACATACTTGTTGCGAAAGGTTTGGCATTGCGAAAACTGCAACATATGTGTGAAGATGAAATATAGGTTTTGCAACAACATGTGATATTGCTATATATTCTTTCGTTTAGCAACAGAGTTTGTCGTTGCCATATATTTTAAGGTTTACCAACAAGTTTGGTTGTTGCCTTATATTTTTTACGTTTAACAACAACTGTTTTGTTTGCATATATATTTTACGTTTTGCAACAATTTTGGCGTTGTCATATACTTTGCCATTTAGTAACATCCTTTATCATTGCCATATATTCTGGCTTTTGGCAACTAACCAGTTGTTGCAAAATAAACTTAACacccaattatatatatatatatatatatataactaaattGGAATACAATTTATCATAAATGAAAAGATACTTGGAAGTCATAATTAATTACCAAATCAACATATATTCTTCACTACATAAAACATCATATCTTTACATCAAAAAAATTTAGGTCCCGTTTGGTACGCCGTAATGAACATCGTAATGGAATGCCCATTACAATTGAGGCTCATTACCATATTTGGATTAGTCCTATTATTTTTGTATTACATCACTCAagttttctttacaaatttatgtaatgagCATACATAAAGAATAGACATGAATTCTCATTACGACTAactatttcatttttattattagtaTTTATTATGCATAATTCTTATTAACCGATAAAACAAAAAactagaaaaatataaaaaatgaaaaaaaacgtgaaaactaGAAAACTCgaaaaacgtgacaaaatataGCTCGTctttttttattgcattttttcatgttttccattttttgtgtttttcacgttttcacgttttcatgtttttcggtGATTTTAACTgtacaaataaaattttatgactACATTTTAACGAAACAAATATGATTTTAACTGTAACGAAACAAATATAAGTATTagtttgtcaaccaaacatggtaatggaatcactattccattccattacattacaatgttaattacattacaagtttgattatattacattgcattacgtcaTACCAAACGGGCTCTTAATGAATTATCACATAATTCATAAACTATCAAAAGTGGCAAAAGGCTTGAGTTTCACAAAAATTATAACCACAAGTTAGTTAACTATACAAAAAGTGGTATATTCTCAAGCATGGATTTTCTTTAAACTTCACTTTCATTCATGATCATTATCATCATCACGATCATTACCATCATCACGATAATCCAacctaaataagaaaaaaaatagaaaataagaaTATACATACAAGAATAAaagtaaataataatttttatatccATTCCTTCACAAACAAAGCAGGAGCTTAAATCTGATACATAACATGACACCACTTTTATAAGTAACACATGGAATTGGAATACTAAAAACAAAGACTACTTTCGTACATAACATGAAAAAATCATGATCTTCACTCTTTATGTTACTTACATAATTTGATTAGTATCACACAATAACTCATATAATATACTGTCAATCATTATTTTTGAAGGCTCCAAAAAAATGGCCAGCACATAAAATAGCATGTCAAAATACCACATAAGCATCAATAGCTATTCTCAATATTCTTAACCTATCAATTATATGACAATTTCAAGCTTtcacaaaccaagtcaaaagTTGTTATTTCTATGCCGAGTTGCATAGAATAACAAGTCAAAAGCAATGGTGAATCTATTTTATATCAATATGATATAtattttccaatttctaaccATGAACAACTAACATTGTTGCAAAACTAATCTAAGGTGAAATGTCATAGAATAACTATACTCAAGCTTAAATACTGATCAGAAATCAAATAAATTGTGTAGCAGTGAACATTTATATAGTAGACACTTGTACACTAAATCCTAATAGCAGAAAAACTTACTGTTATTATTGATCTATTCAATTTGTGCATTATAATGTTCTGATAAATATCTTATAACCCATTTTCAACATAGAGATAACAATAATAGCAAATACTAACTAATATGTGAAATAAAGAGGGATTTGAAGTTGTTGATTATATCTAGTGTTCCTTTTTATCATCTGCATAAGACGTTTCTCCATGTCTTCCATTTGCTTCTTGTTTGCTACAAGCTCACTTTGTAGATGAGCGATCTGATTTTGACTTCCTTCTAGCTCACTTTGTAGATTAGCAATCTGATCTTGTTGCTTACGTATGTTTTGCTGTTGTTCTTGCTGTAATCTTGCTTTAGCTGTGCCTCCATACCCACTGCCTTTACCTCGGGTGTAGCCAGATCTTGGGCCAAGTACATGAAGCAACATTTCTTCTTGTGTTTGAGGACGGATTTCATCCCCATCAGgttctttatccttgtcttgcACAAGTTGATGGAGTTGAGTCTACAAGAATATCACTCGGTTAAGTTTTTCTACATTCATTTAACTTTGATGGAAGAAGATTCAAGAATAGCAACCATAATAGAAAGATGTTAACATAAGCCAAATTCTTTTAACTTACATGTATTTCCTTAGAGCGCTTATCATTAACCCACTCCAGTACTCATTGACCATTTGTGCATGTATGTTCGGCCAGCCATACCACATCCGCGCTAGGGAGCACACCATCATTTTTCTTTAGTCTAAATCCAATACTAGATTGTGTTATTATCCTTTTATTTATGTAACACTACCTATTTTACCAGCCAAATTACGTTTCTTACCAATATATGCTCCACTTCAGGAAAAGACAAGTTCCTCGTGGTATGTTTATACCACTTCTCGGACTTACGATTCTTGCTGTTTCTTGCACTTCTTTGCTACATTTGTATAGTAAGGCATATCATTGGTTTTTTAAACAAGCAATTCATAACAAAATTTGAAATAAGTTatcgaaaaatattttataagaaagataaaaacaacaaaacaaTGATAGTGCTATTGAGAGTTTACCTTGAACTTATCCGAATTAAATGTAGTGCCACAAGCTCTCCAACTAGCAACTGGAAAATCGGAAGGAGGATGTTCTAAGCGTTCTTCATATGTATTTCCACATTCTTGGTAATAATAATGCAATAGAAACTTCCAATATCGGTATAAACGCTGCATTACATCTGTTGCAAAAGTTTGAAGTCGAAGTAGTTGTGTACAAGAATCTTTAATGTTGAACTtgttctatttatttttaagcaAATGTTATAACTATAACCTCTTATCAACAAAAGCTAACAAaatctaaatttaatatattaacttgCATTCAAATCGTAAAATATACCTTCACTTGCAACCACATTGATGGACCATATTTAGCAAAGACATCAGACCAATCTCCTGCATCCATCATAACAGTTGTCCTAACAACATAGCCACAAAAGTTTACCATGGACCTGACATTTTCCCCCACAGCTTGGAGAACAAAATCAAGTATCTCAACATCAAGTTTACATTGACCACCCATAGTCTTCTTTTCAAGTGCTAAGCGTTTATACTTACCTCTTTgactttttttccttttagcACTTGTGGCAGAGGCTATAATATTACCACAAGAAACCAAGATTTCAAGCAGGCTACAAActattagaaaaaataaaaataatgaacaaGTAATATCTTACTTACCTTGAGTACTATTTAGGTCATTTTGTTGGGTTTCATCTCTTGTTGGCTTATTTGCATGCAAATACTTAGTTCTAATCTTTCGAGGTGGATTTTCTTTCAGTACATCGCCTTCATTATGACTTGGATATGCTGCTTCATGAGATCTTAAAACTGTTTGAAGTCTTCTTGCAAGCTTACTTGCATGTTTTCGTTTATTCCCCCCTTATACATCATTTGATAAAAAGATTAGCAAAAAAGAAAGTAACATGCATTAtaaatgttggggtttagtgtcctatagacaattcttctaggatacaaacttagtgtaaatgaagtgttctttatatcatttgttttaatgagatatatgttttataactatataaaggcaatcccttttaagcactaaataaagtctaataaaaggaaatctgtaagtttgtttcaaagtgattataaagtgttcatacaagcatgaagtgagacaaaactttataataaactaataaacttaaaaccaccctaagtcaagtaatatgtttaggattgacatatcactgctgagacttgcatgtaacaatgtcttctgtccgatagaaagctgatctcacaagcttcatatatatagatatctggacagttacatggatccgatgaaaagtagttcattaggattggggacccgacttgagataacaggatgggtagattcatccttgtcacctgttcatctcattggtattaataggtataaataatcctcagactcaaaggaatgttaattggtattctggattacggaatgtgacgctttgactctggtgtaacacgatccttaacggagatgactctggggtgtgaacagcagacgttgggtatcacagaaaGTGATTACaggatcgttatacattggattgagcatttatcactcccgataaatgggagatatgtccatggatcgcttgtggaagtcttgactctaaatccttgcaaggtgatagcttaagaatgaaattagatttctcttaacctatctaattggagttgactcggccaagaacaagtaaaacgaacgtctcgaaatatgtgacttgacattacccatagtcataagattcagttcaaggacgtagttgataaaggatcgaattataccgtaactgatactgaaaggtcaacgacagaatcaacctgtcttcttatagctctaggggaatgattacggacttgctaatcacatactttgtacatcattctgttatgcaaagattaaaatataattctttgaaaattaattttaataagttgcatacggctagaagcaataagaacctaatgggtcacacataagacttggaacccaaaagagagacagatgttaattaattgacggaagcccaactgagcccaataaggcccagtaatagaggggggcgatttatgtttgtaaa
The DNA window shown above is from Euphorbia lathyris chromosome 1, ddEupLath1.1, whole genome shotgun sequence and carries:
- the LOC136218192 gene encoding UDP-glycosyltransferase 89B2 yields the protein MANLGSEAHILVFPYPAQGHLLPLLDLTHNLCSHGFTITILITPKNLPLLNPLLSSHPSIQTLLLPFPAHPSIPPGVENVKDLPAHSSPAVMICALGQLYHPLLNWFKSHSSPPVAIISDMFLGWTHHLASTLNIRSLVFSPSGALALSVIYSVWHDMPEIKENDVVSFSRLPNCLKYPWWQVSPMYRSYVKGDPNSEFLKDSFRANFTSWGLVVNSFTELEGLYLDHFRRELGHDRVWAVGPTFLTQGSITEERGGPNSIPLDRIVTWLDNCEENKVVYICFGSQTSLTNNQMEEIASSLEISGVNFVWCVKKTEENKKYNKIPSGFEDRVAGRGLVIRGWAPQVTILSHKGIGAFLTHCGWNSSLEALIAGVPMIAWPMGADQFSNATLLVDELGVAVRACEGVNTVPNSVELANTLMESVKDNRVRKERAQKISKHALNAVKNNGSSTKDFDKLVHNLISLKENDLLIPN